The genomic DNA TGCACATAAAATAACTGACGAGTCCGGAAACGAAGAGGAAATTGATTTGGGCCTTGTTGGTGAAATTAACTGTGTCAACACTGATTTGCTTGAAATGTTTACAAGCAATAATTATATTCCAGTCATCTCTCCTGTAGGAATTGCAGAGGACGGAACAAGCCTTAATCTCAATGCAGATACTGCTGCCGGTGAAATAGCCGGTGCAGTAGATGCAGAAAAATTGATTATTTTAACTGATGTTCCAGGAGTTTTAAGAGATCCTAATGATCCAGATAGCTTAATTCAAAGAATTAAAATCGAGGAAGTTCCAAAATTAATAGAAGAAGGCATTATTACTGGTGGAATGATTCCAAAAATAGAAACCTGTGTTAAAGCTATTGAAGATGGCGTAAAATCATGCCATATTATAGATGGACGTAAAAAACATTCTCTTTTGCTTGAAATATTCACAAAAGACGGTATTGGTACAATGATTTACAAATAGAATTTTATTCTATTTCTTTTTTTTTAATTTAAATTTAAAATGAGTATATGGATTAAGATTAATCCATATTAACTTCTGCAAGCTCCATCAACTGAAAGAACTTCTCCAGTTACGTAACTTGCCATATCGCTAGCTAAATATAAAAATGCATTAGCTATGTCTTCTGGTTTTCCAACTCTTCCAAGAGGTATTTTGGACACTATTCCTTCAATCAACGGTTCTGGAAGGGATTTAAACATGTCTGTCTCTGTAACTCCCGGAGCTACCGCATTCACACGAATATTGTCCTTTCCAAGTTCACGTGCAAGTGATAATGTCATACCGTTCACTGCAAATTTTGATGTTGGGTAACCCACTCCTGAAGGTTG from Methanobrevibacter sp. includes the following:
- the argB gene encoding acetylglutamate kinase, which gives rise to MKDVNILVEALPYIKKFHDKKILIKYGGHAMVDEDAMASTARDTVLLKYVGMEPIVVHGGGPEISRSMDKLGKEPKFIKGLRVTDEETMEIIKMVLVGKISTNIVSQICFHDGKGIGVSGKDSRLIFASKKPAHKITDESGNEEEIDLGLVGEINCVNTDLLEMFTSNNYIPVISPVGIAEDGTSLNLNADTAAGEIAGAVDAEKLIILTDVPGVLRDPNDPDSLIQRIKIEEVPKLIEEGIITGGMIPKIETCVKAIEDGVKSCHIIDGRKKHSLLLEIFTKDGIGTMIYK